In one Streptomyces sp. NBC_00597 genomic region, the following are encoded:
- a CDS encoding DUF4291 domain-containing protein, whose product MSETPGRQIRAAHTDTTVTVYQAYAPRLGVPAARDGRFPPAWKRERMTWIKPSFLWMMYRCGWATKADQETVLAVEISREGFDHALRHACLSHFERGTHTDREAWQRALREAPARVQWDPERDLHLNPLRHRSLQLGLSGPASRAYADEWTVSIRDVTPLAREIHGLVRSGEEAAARALLPVETPYPAGSLEHLGG is encoded by the coding sequence ATGTCCGAAACACCGGGCCGGCAGATCCGCGCCGCCCACACCGACACCACCGTCACCGTCTACCAGGCGTACGCGCCCCGGCTGGGGGTGCCCGCGGCGCGCGACGGCCGCTTCCCGCCCGCCTGGAAGCGGGAGCGCATGACGTGGATCAAGCCGTCGTTCCTGTGGATGATGTACCGCTGCGGCTGGGCCACCAAGGCGGACCAGGAGACGGTGCTGGCCGTCGAGATCAGCCGCGAGGGCTTCGACCACGCGCTGCGCCACGCCTGCCTGTCCCATTTCGAACGCGGCACGCACACCGACCGGGAGGCCTGGCAGCGGGCCCTGCGCGAGGCCCCCGCCCGCGTCCAGTGGGACCCGGAGCGCGACCTGCACCTGAACCCGCTGCGCCACCGCTCGCTCCAGCTGGGACTGTCGGGGCCGGCCTCGCGGGCGTACGCCGACGAGTGGACGGTTTCCATCCGCGATGTGACGCCGCTGGCGCGGGAGATCCACGGCCTGGTGCGGTCCGGCGAGGAGGCGGCCGCGCGGGCGCTGCTGCCGGTGGAGACGCCGTATCCGGCGGGGTCGCTGGAGCACTTGGGCGGGTAA
- a CDS encoding HAD family hydrolase: MSSETPTAPAGSANRLTVGFDLDMTLIDSRPGIKAAYQALSAETGTFIDADEAVTRLGPPLDEELARWFPEAEIPAMADRYREIYPTYAIEATPAMPGAREAIEAVQALGGRAIVVTAKHEPNARLHLAHLGIEPDAVIGWLWAEAKAGALREYGAQVYVGDHVGDVRGARTAGALSVAVPTGPCPEPELREAGADVVLPDLTALPQWLAEYVAAQSV, from the coding sequence ATGAGCTCCGAGACCCCCACCGCGCCCGCCGGGTCCGCGAACCGGCTGACCGTCGGCTTCGACCTGGACATGACCCTCATCGACTCGCGCCCCGGCATCAAGGCCGCCTACCAGGCGCTTTCCGCCGAGACGGGCACGTTCATCGACGCCGACGAGGCCGTCACCCGGCTCGGGCCGCCGCTGGACGAGGAGCTCGCCCGCTGGTTCCCGGAGGCGGAGATCCCGGCCATGGCCGACCGCTACCGGGAGATCTACCCGACCTACGCCATCGAGGCGACCCCCGCGATGCCCGGCGCCCGCGAGGCGATCGAGGCCGTCCAGGCGCTCGGCGGCCGCGCCATCGTCGTCACGGCCAAGCACGAGCCCAACGCGCGGCTGCACCTGGCGCACCTCGGCATCGAGCCGGACGCGGTCATCGGCTGGCTGTGGGCCGAGGCCAAGGCGGGCGCGCTGCGCGAGTACGGGGCGCAGGTCTACGTCGGCGACCACGTGGGAGACGTACGCGGCGCCCGTACGGCCGGTGCGCTGTCGGTGGCGGTCCCGACCGGCCCGTGCCCCGAGCCGGAACTGCGGGAGGCGGGCGCCGACGTGGTGCTGCCGGACCTCACCGCGCTGCCGCAGTGGCTCGCGGAGTACGTCGCCGCGCAGTCGGTCTGA
- a CDS encoding DNA repair helicase XPB — MNGPLIVQSDKTLLLEVDHELAGAARRAIAPFAELERAPEHIHTYRITPLGLWNARAAGHDAEQVVDALVEFSRYPVPHALLVDVAETMARYGRLTLSKHPVHGLVLTSTDRPVLEEILRSKRVAPLVGARLDPDTVAVHPSERGQIKQTLLKLGWPAEDLAGYVDGEAHPIELEENGWALRPYQQQAVEGFWHGGSGVVVLPCGAGKTLVGAGAMAKAKATTLILVTNTVSARQWKHELVKRTSLTEEEIGEYSGTRKEIRPVTIATYQVLTTKRKGVYPHLELFDSRDWGLILYDEVHLLPAPVFKFTADLQARRRLGLTATLVREDGRESDVFSLIGPKRFDAPWKEIEAQGYIAPADCVEVRVNLTESERLAYATAETEEKYRFCATTATKRKVTEALVRKHQGEQTLVIGQYIDQLDELGEHLDAPVIKGETSNAQREKLFDAFREGEISVLVVSKVANFSIDLPEATVAIQVSGTFGSRQEEAQRLGRVLRPKADGHEARFYSVVARDTIDQDFAAHRQRFLAEQGYAYRIMDADELLTSD; from the coding sequence GTGAACGGGCCTCTCATCGTCCAGAGCGACAAGACACTCCTCCTCGAAGTCGACCACGAGCTCGCCGGTGCCGCGCGCCGCGCCATCGCCCCCTTCGCCGAGCTCGAACGGGCCCCCGAGCACATCCACACGTACCGGATCACCCCGCTCGGCCTGTGGAACGCCCGGGCCGCGGGGCACGACGCCGAGCAGGTCGTCGATGCGCTCGTCGAGTTCTCGCGCTACCCCGTCCCGCACGCGCTGCTCGTCGACGTCGCCGAGACCATGGCGCGCTACGGCCGTCTCACCCTCTCCAAGCACCCCGTGCACGGGCTGGTCCTGACCAGCACCGACCGGCCCGTGCTGGAGGAGATCCTGCGCTCCAAGCGCGTCGCCCCGCTGGTCGGGGCCCGACTCGACCCCGACACGGTGGCCGTGCACCCCTCCGAGCGCGGGCAGATCAAGCAGACCCTGCTCAAGCTGGGCTGGCCGGCCGAGGACCTCGCCGGGTACGTCGACGGCGAAGCGCACCCGATCGAGCTGGAGGAGAACGGCTGGGCGCTGCGGCCGTACCAGCAGCAGGCCGTCGAGGGCTTCTGGCACGGCGGCTCGGGCGTGGTCGTGCTGCCCTGCGGCGCCGGAAAGACGTTGGTCGGCGCCGGGGCCATGGCGAAGGCCAAGGCGACCACGCTGATCCTGGTCACGAACACGGTCTCGGCCCGGCAGTGGAAGCACGAGCTGGTCAAGCGGACCTCGCTGACCGAGGAGGAGATCGGCGAGTACTCCGGCACCCGCAAGGAGATCCGGCCGGTCACCATCGCCACCTACCAGGTCCTGACGACGAAGCGGAAGGGCGTCTACCCGCACCTGGAGCTGTTCGACTCCCGGGACTGGGGCCTGATCCTCTACGACGAGGTGCACCTGCTGCCGGCGCCGGTGTTCAAGTTCACCGCCGACCTCCAGGCCCGGCGGCGGCTCGGCTTGACCGCGACGCTGGTTCGGGAGGACGGCCGCGAGTCGGACGTGTTCTCGCTCATCGGCCCGAAGCGGTTCGACGCGCCGTGGAAGGAGATCGAGGCGCAGGGCTACATCGCCCCGGCGGACTGCGTCGAGGTCCGCGTGAACCTGACCGAGAGCGAGCGGCTGGCGTACGCGACCGCCGAGACGGAGGAGAAGTACCGCTTCTGCGCGACGACGGCGACGAAGCGGAAGGTCACCGAGGCGCTGGTGCGCAAGCACCAGGGCGAGCAGACGCTGGTCATCGGGCAGTACATCGACCAGCTCGACGAGCTCGGCGAGCACCTGGACGCGCCCGTCATCAAGGGCGAGACCTCCAACGCACAGCGGGAGAAGCTCTTCGACGCGTTCCGCGAGGGCGAGATCAGCGTGCTGGTCGTGTCGAAGGTCGCGAACTTCTCCATCGACCTGCCCGAGGCCACGGTCGCGATCCAGGTGTCCGGAACGTTCGGCTCCCGCCAGGAGGAGGCCCAGCGGCTGGGCCGCGTGCTGCGCCCGAAGGCGGACGGCCACGAGGCGCGGTTCTACTCGGTCGTCGCGCGCGACACGATCGACCAGGACTTCGCGGCACACCGCCAGCGCTTCCTGGCCGAACAGGGCTACGCCTACCGCATCATGGACGCCGACGAACTCCTGACGAGCGACTGA
- a CDS encoding cold-shock protein: MPTGKVKWFNSEKGFGFLSRDDGGDVFVHSSVLPAGVDALKPGQRVEFGVVAGQRGDQALSVTVLDPAPSVAAAQRRKPDELASIVQDLTTLLENITPMLERGRYPDKVHGTKIAGLLRAVADQLDV, translated from the coding sequence GTGCCTACCGGCAAGGTCAAGTGGTTCAACAGTGAGAAGGGCTTCGGCTTCCTCTCCCGCGACGACGGCGGTGACGTCTTCGTCCACTCGTCGGTGCTCCCCGCCGGGGTCGACGCACTCAAGCCCGGCCAGCGCGTCGAGTTCGGCGTTGTCGCGGGACAGCGCGGTGACCAGGCGCTTTCCGTGACGGTGCTGGATCCGGCGCCTTCGGTCGCGGCCGCGCAGCGCCGCAAGCCCGACGAGCTGGCGTCCATCGTGCAGGACCTCACGACCCTGCTGGAGAACATCACTCCGATGCTGGAGCGCGGCCGCTACCCCGACAAGGTGCACGGCACGAAGATCGCCGGCCTGCTCCGCGCGGTGGCCGACCAGCTCGACGTCTGA
- a CDS encoding N-acetyltransferase has protein sequence MDDRPSFVPDGFDVPLGLAADGFRLEPLGAQHNARDLAAWSGSIEHVRATPGFQGRGWPPPEGMSAEANLADLVRHAQDFAERKGFTYSVLDGDDVIGCLYVYPGKEDPGRVSVSSWVRADRAPLDEVLYAAVTRWLAEAWPFEAERIDYAAR, from the coding sequence ATGGATGATCGACCTTCTTTCGTGCCGGACGGGTTCGACGTACCCCTCGGGCTGGCAGCGGACGGGTTCCGGCTGGAACCGCTCGGGGCGCAGCACAACGCACGCGATCTCGCCGCCTGGAGCGGGAGCATCGAGCACGTGCGGGCCACTCCCGGCTTCCAGGGGCGGGGGTGGCCGCCGCCGGAGGGGATGTCCGCGGAGGCGAACCTGGCCGATCTGGTCCGGCACGCGCAGGACTTCGCGGAGCGGAAGGGGTTCACGTACAGCGTCCTGGACGGTGACGACGTCATCGGATGCCTCTACGTCTACCCGGGCAAGGAGGACCCCGGGCGGGTGAGCGTCAGCTCCTGGGTACGGGCCGACCGGGCGCCGCTCGACGAGGTCCTGTACGCGGCCGTGACGCGCTGGCTCGCCGAGGCGTGGCCGTTCGAGGCGGAGCGGATCGACTACGCGGCCCGGTGA
- a CDS encoding LPXTG cell wall anchor domain-containing protein gives MSARTATRRPFRTAAATAVVAAVAGTVLMPLSAYAAPAENGNHDALKMTMGAPAPSGPLTRGGATETFELTATNTTDKPSSFHPWLLLHGAGASPLQQSDVVFKVEGVTAPATESSIGQQDGEWQGMFHPAGKTGGEGFDIPAGGKMTWKVTIGLGKSYPTTNGDFTLKATSYSGEVAENNTASLTFKTDPAVKTGKLETSFKNVGDCKGVPAAQCREMDLSYRLTGDGEFTTALYSSLNVGFGSNVNVPNLQLEMLVDGKWQGVSTADPDAFVLPTIPKGFSAAAGERVLHLRTSFGPNTDYKKPTTVTLQASVNLPEGNTYEFASAETKFQLAPQTATTSPSPTPSKSATTQPSTSPSHSASATTVAAGNTNTTANGSTGSLAHTGADSNTGLYSGLAAVLVALGGAAAWLGARRRRSAARG, from the coding sequence ATGTCCGCTCGCACCGCCACCCGCCGTCCCTTCCGCACCGCGGCCGCCACCGCCGTCGTCGCCGCCGTCGCCGGTACCGTCCTGATGCCGCTGTCGGCCTACGCCGCACCGGCCGAGAACGGCAACCACGACGCGCTGAAGATGACGATGGGCGCCCCGGCGCCGAGCGGCCCGCTGACCCGGGGCGGTGCGACGGAGACCTTCGAGCTGACCGCTACCAACACCACGGACAAGCCCAGCTCCTTCCACCCGTGGCTGCTCCTGCACGGCGCCGGCGCGAGCCCGCTCCAGCAGAGCGACGTCGTCTTCAAGGTCGAGGGCGTGACCGCGCCGGCGACCGAGTCCTCCATCGGGCAGCAGGACGGCGAGTGGCAGGGCATGTTCCACCCGGCGGGCAAGACCGGGGGCGAGGGCTTCGACATCCCGGCCGGCGGCAAGATGACCTGGAAGGTCACGATCGGCCTCGGCAAGAGCTACCCGACCACCAACGGCGACTTCACGCTGAAGGCCACGAGCTACTCGGGCGAGGTGGCGGAGAACAACACCGCCTCCCTGACCTTCAAGACGGACCCGGCGGTCAAGACCGGCAAGCTGGAGACCTCGTTCAAGAACGTCGGCGACTGCAAGGGCGTCCCGGCGGCCCAGTGCCGTGAGATGGACCTGAGCTACCGCCTCACCGGCGACGGCGAGTTCACCACGGCGCTCTACTCCTCGCTGAACGTGGGCTTCGGCTCCAACGTCAACGTGCCCAACCTCCAGCTGGAGATGCTGGTCGACGGCAAGTGGCAGGGCGTGAGCACCGCCGACCCCGACGCCTTCGTGCTGCCGACGATCCCGAAGGGCTTCAGCGCCGCCGCCGGCGAGCGCGTGCTGCACCTGCGGACCTCGTTCGGCCCGAACACGGACTACAAGAAGCCCACCACCGTCACCCTGCAGGCGAGCGTCAACCTCCCCGAGGGCAACACCTACGAATTCGCCAGCGCCGAGACGAAGTTCCAGCTCGCCCCGCAGACCGCGACCACCTCGCCGTCGCCGACCCCGAGCAAGTCCGCCACCACGCAGCCGTCCACGAGCCCGTCGCACTCCGCGTCCGCCACCACGGTCGCCGCCGGCAACACCAACACCACCGCGAACGGCAGCACCGGCTCCCTCGCCCACACCGGCGCCGACTCCAACACCGGCCTGTACTCCGGCCTGGCCGCCGTCCTCGTCGCCCTGGGCGGGGCCGCCGCCTGGCTCGGCGCCCGCCGCCGCCGCAGCGCCGCCCGCGGCTGA
- a CDS encoding 1,4-dihydroxy-6-naphthoate synthase, giving the protein MSRDPHPAVKIAYSPCPNDTFVFDAWAHGRVPGAPGLDVTFADIDITNGMAERGELDVLKVSYAVLPWVLEEYALLPCGGALGRGCGPLVLTREPGIDLTDKTVAVPSERSTAYLLFRLWAADVLPDGVGKVVVLPFHEIMPAVRDGRVDAGLVIHEARFTYQDYGLHRLADMGEHWESTTGLPIPLGAIIAKRSLGAETLHALAESARTSVRMAWDDPEASRPYVRAHAQELDPAVADQHIGLYVNEFTADLGDDGYAAVRGLLTRAAAEGLVPAIAPGALAFP; this is encoded by the coding sequence ATGAGTCGTGACCCGCACCCGGCGGTCAAGATCGCTTATTCGCCCTGTCCGAACGACACCTTCGTCTTCGACGCGTGGGCCCACGGCCGGGTCCCGGGCGCGCCCGGCCTCGACGTCACCTTCGCCGACATCGACATCACCAACGGCATGGCCGAGCGCGGCGAGCTGGACGTGCTGAAGGTGTCGTACGCGGTGCTGCCCTGGGTGCTGGAGGAGTACGCGCTGCTGCCCTGCGGCGGGGCGCTCGGGCGTGGCTGCGGGCCGCTCGTGTTGACGCGGGAGCCGGGCATCGACCTGACCGACAAGACGGTCGCCGTGCCGAGCGAGCGCTCCACCGCCTACCTGCTGTTCCGGCTGTGGGCGGCGGACGTGCTGCCGGACGGCGTCGGCAAGGTCGTCGTGCTGCCGTTCCACGAGATCATGCCGGCCGTCCGCGACGGCCGGGTCGACGCCGGGCTGGTCATCCACGAGGCGCGGTTCACCTATCAGGACTACGGGCTGCACCGCCTCGCTGACATGGGCGAGCACTGGGAGTCCACGACGGGCCTGCCGATCCCGCTCGGCGCGATCATCGCGAAGCGCTCGCTGGGCGCCGAGACGCTGCACGCCCTGGCCGAGTCGGCCCGTACGTCGGTCCGGATGGCCTGGGACGACCCGGAGGCCTCCCGCCCGTACGTCCGCGCCCACGCTCAGGAACTCGACCCGGCCGTCGCCGACCAGCACATCGGGTTGTACGTCAACGAGTTCACCGCCGATCTCGGCGACGACGGGTACGCGGCGGTGCGCGGCTTGTTGACGCGGGCCGCGGCGGAGGGTCTGGTACCGGCCATCGCACCGGGTGCGCTGGCGTTCCCGTAG
- a CDS encoding helicase C-terminal domain-containing protein, with product MEATVPEPSSAAESATASSAPRSLAEALRARDDASLGALLHARPDLLGPVPGDITQLATRAGTRASVVRALDRLDRFALQTAEALAVAPDPCPYPVLESLLAGEHGTTGGGDNGARAELPRALATLRDQALVWGDDERLRLVRTARELLAPSPGRPSPTGLGPTVAEATAGMSPTRIQEIVAAAGLPATHDPVSAVTALTGLFTDPERMSALLDEAPAEAHQVLGRLVWGPPYGEVTPNPTPPVRWLRDRGLLLPASARTVVLPREVALHLRGGLAHRVTEPVAPAVPADREHRPQLVDANAAGQALAALSTVEELVKSWEHAGPPVLRAGGLSVRDLKRTAATLDGTEPAAAFWIELAYAAGLLASDGEADERYAPTPAFDDWVELPPAERWSALAAAWLPATRTAGLVGDQDSKGRTLSVLGPELDRSAAPEVRRRVLELLAALPEGASADPNALLARLAWERPVRGTSELRARLARWTLTEAEVLGVTGRGALAGHGRALLEHRDPAPLLAPLFPEPVDHVLLQADLTAVAPGPLRRALGDVLAVLADVESKGGATVYRFTPGSVRRALDSGRAASDLHAFLAEHSITPVPQPLAYLIDDVARRHGHLRVGSASSYVRCDDDGMLNEILADRRSTGLGLRRLAPTVLAAQAEPGALLDGLRAMGYAPAAESLTGDVVVARADAHRTPARSAPVPVPDGPPVPDATLLGAAVRAIRAGDLAATAVRKEPADPAAPVAAPGELPRTSAAETLATVQAAALTGSAVWIGYVNADGAASQRVIAPVRVEGGFVTGYDHTADEVRTYALHRITGVAELAEEHL from the coding sequence ATGGAGGCGACCGTGCCTGAGCCAAGCAGCGCTGCCGAAAGCGCCACAGCGAGCAGCGCCCCGCGCTCCCTCGCCGAGGCGCTGCGCGCCCGTGACGACGCGTCCCTCGGCGCCCTGCTGCACGCCCGCCCGGACCTGCTCGGCCCGGTGCCGGGCGACATCACGCAGCTGGCCACCCGGGCCGGCACCCGGGCCTCGGTGGTCCGCGCGCTGGACCGGCTCGACCGGTTCGCGCTCCAGACCGCGGAGGCCCTCGCGGTGGCCCCGGACCCGTGTCCCTACCCGGTGCTGGAGTCGCTGCTGGCCGGTGAACACGGCACCACCGGGGGCGGGGACAACGGCGCCCGCGCCGAACTGCCCCGCGCCCTGGCCACCCTGCGCGACCAGGCCCTGGTCTGGGGCGACGACGAGCGGCTGCGGCTGGTCCGCACCGCCCGCGAGCTCCTCGCGCCCTCCCCCGGCCGGCCCTCCCCCACCGGCCTCGGCCCGACCGTCGCCGAGGCCACCGCCGGGATGTCGCCGACCCGGATCCAGGAGATCGTGGCGGCCGCCGGGCTGCCGGCCACGCACGACCCGGTGTCCGCCGTGACCGCACTGACCGGCCTGTTCACCGACCCGGAGCGGATGTCGGCGCTGCTGGACGAGGCCCCGGCCGAAGCCCACCAGGTGCTCGGCCGACTCGTGTGGGGGCCGCCGTACGGGGAGGTCACGCCGAACCCGACGCCGCCCGTGCGCTGGCTGCGCGACCGCGGGCTGCTGCTGCCCGCGTCGGCGCGGACCGTCGTACTGCCCCGCGAGGTGGCACTGCACCTGCGCGGCGGCCTCGCGCACCGGGTGACGGAGCCGGTGGCCCCCGCGGTGCCCGCGGACCGCGAGCACCGTCCACAGCTTGTGGACGCCAACGCGGCCGGGCAGGCGCTGGCCGCGCTGTCCACCGTGGAGGAGCTGGTGAAGTCCTGGGAGCACGCCGGGCCGCCGGTGCTGCGGGCGGGCGGGCTGTCCGTACGCGACCTGAAGCGGACCGCGGCCACCCTGGACGGCACCGAGCCGGCGGCCGCGTTCTGGATCGAACTCGCCTACGCGGCAGGGCTGCTGGCCAGCGACGGGGAGGCGGACGAGCGGTACGCGCCCACCCCCGCCTTCGACGACTGGGTGGAACTCCCGCCCGCCGAGCGGTGGTCGGCCCTCGCCGCGGCCTGGTTGCCGGCCACCCGCACCGCCGGACTGGTCGGGGACCAGGACTCCAAGGGCCGCACCCTGTCCGTGCTGGGCCCCGAACTCGACCGCTCCGCCGCCCCCGAGGTCCGTCGGCGCGTCCTCGAACTCCTCGCCGCGCTGCCCGAGGGCGCCTCCGCCGACCCGAACGCCCTCCTGGCCCGGCTCGCCTGGGAACGCCCCGTACGGGGGACGAGCGAACTGCGCGCCCGCCTCGCGCGGTGGACGCTGACCGAGGCCGAGGTGTTGGGCGTCACCGGGCGCGGGGCGCTCGCCGGGCACGGCCGGGCACTGCTGGAGCACCGCGACCCGGCGCCGCTGCTCGCGCCGCTGTTTCCGGAGCCGGTGGACCACGTACTGCTCCAGGCCGACCTGACTGCGGTGGCGCCCGGGCCGCTGCGCCGGGCGCTCGGCGACGTGCTGGCCGTGCTCGCGGACGTGGAGTCCAAGGGCGGGGCGACGGTCTACCGCTTCACGCCCGGGTCCGTACGGCGGGCCCTGGACTCCGGCCGGGCCGCCTCCGACCTGCACGCCTTCCTCGCCGAGCACAGCATCACGCCGGTTCCGCAGCCGCTGGCGTACCTGATCGACGACGTGGCCCGGCGGCACGGGCACCTGCGGGTCGGCTCGGCGTCCTCGTACGTGCGCTGCGACGACGACGGCATGCTGAACGAGATCCTGGCCGACCGCCGGTCGACGGGGCTGGGCCTGCGGCGCCTGGCCCCGACCGTGCTGGCGGCGCAGGCCGAACCGGGCGCCCTCCTCGACGGGTTGCGGGCGATGGGGTACGCGCCGGCCGCGGAGTCCCTGACCGGCGACGTCGTCGTCGCGCGGGCCGACGCCCACCGCACGCCGGCGCGTTCGGCGCCGGTCCCGGTGCCGGACGGCCCGCCGGTACCGGACGCGACGCTGCTGGGGGCGGCCGTACGGGCCATCCGCGCGGGCGACCTGGCGGCGACGGCGGTGCGCAAGGAGCCCGCGGACCCGGCGGCCCCTGTCGCGGCACCGGGCGAACTCCCGCGCACGAGCGCGGCGGAGACCCTGGCCACGGTGCAGGCGGCAGCGCTGACCGGGTCGGCGGTGTGGATCGGGTACGTGAACGCGGACGGCGCGGCGAGCCAGCGGGTCATCGCCCCGGTACGGGTGGAGGGCGGCTTCGTCACCGGGTACGACCACACGGCGGACGAGGTCCGGACGTACGCCCTGCACCGGATCACGGGGGTCGCGGAGCTGGCGGAGGAGCACCTGTAG
- a CDS encoding glycosyltransferase family 87 protein — protein MTRSPRPSPPPSPLVGVLLTGSLLVLGVLCIVMRIPIADGLVDGFSGAEWRPPAAYPPFAAILFTPAAWLPTGVLKAVFVLGNAGLLALLIVMSCRLAGLRARPGPVLAATIAGLWVEPLFQSLLAGQINLALACLVLWDLCRPRAALGKGFALGTAAGITLTPALFIPYLLLTRRIRAALTALGAFTGTALLGLLVLPQASAEFWARHPPVSVRTLLLDWPHLWVWSVPLLALLVRAATTRRRPDPKPDLVMVPVRRSTLGQQDVRVVEDLQQHEQQPASRHRVLGHDLWGVSRSSGVRRRP, from the coding sequence GTGACCCGGAGCCCCCGTCCCAGCCCCCCGCCGTCGCCCCTGGTCGGCGTGCTGCTCACGGGCTCGCTCCTCGTGCTCGGCGTGCTCTGCATCGTGATGCGGATCCCGATCGCGGACGGCCTCGTCGACGGCTTCAGCGGTGCCGAGTGGCGTCCTCCCGCCGCGTACCCGCCCTTCGCGGCGATCCTGTTCACCCCGGCCGCCTGGCTGCCCACGGGCGTCCTGAAGGCCGTCTTCGTCCTCGGCAACGCAGGCCTGCTCGCCCTGCTGATCGTGATGTCGTGCCGCCTCGCGGGACTGCGGGCCCGCCCGGGGCCCGTCCTGGCCGCGACCATCGCCGGTCTGTGGGTGGAGCCGCTGTTCCAGAGCCTGCTCGCCGGCCAGATCAACCTGGCGCTGGCCTGCCTGGTCCTGTGGGACCTGTGCCGGCCCCGCGCCGCCCTCGGCAAGGGCTTCGCCCTGGGCACCGCCGCCGGGATCACCCTGACCCCGGCGCTGTTCATCCCGTACCTGCTGCTGACCCGCCGGATCCGGGCCGCTCTGACGGCGCTGGGTGCCTTCACCGGGACCGCGCTGCTCGGGCTGCTGGTCCTCCCGCAGGCCTCGGCCGAGTTCTGGGCCCGGCACCCGCCCGTCTCCGTCCGGACCCTGCTGCTGGACTGGCCGCACCTGTGGGTGTGGTCCGTCCCGCTCCTCGCCCTCCTGGTCCGGGCGGCGACGACCCGCCGCCGCCCGGACCCGAAGCCGGACCTCGTCATGGTCCCCGTGCGCAGATCAACCCTGGGGCAGCAGGACGTCCGCGTCGTCGAAGATCTTCAGCAGCACGAGCAGCAGCCGGCCTCGCGACACCGTGTACTCGGCCACGATCTGTGGGGTGTCAGTCGCTCGTCAGGAGTTCGTCGGCGTCCATGA